In Alkalihalobacillus sp. TS-13, the following are encoded in one genomic region:
- a CDS encoding thioredoxin family protein, which yields MKEITSELEFNNLINRSRQTVIKFVTGWCPDCKRLDMFIGDIIEENQDKDWYQIDKDQFPEIAEKYEVMGIPSLLVFRSGEKLAHLHSANAKTPESVKEFLNTVR from the coding sequence ATGAAAGAAATAACTTCAGAACTGGAATTCAACAATCTTATCAATCGATCTAGGCAAACTGTAATCAAATTCGTTACCGGTTGGTGCCCAGATTGCAAACGTCTCGATATGTTCATTGGGGATATCATCGAAGAAAACCAGGATAAAGACTGGTATCAGATCGATAAAGATCAATTCCCGGAAATTGCTGAAAAGTATGAGGTGATGGGAATACCAAGCTTACTTGTGTTCCGAAGTGGAGAAAAGCTTGCTCACCTGCATAGCGCAAATGCCAAAACACCGGAATCCGTAAAAGAGTTTCTGAATACTGTAAGATAG
- a CDS encoding YjiH family protein, whose translation MDNEKTQLQPSTTSYLKFLIPSLIGIFLFMIPISYKGEVTIPVALFADWLQGLLGESIPAIMTWIIALAVILSFIAVIAKPAFIMNNTFLKSLFHVRPFWLITRLLGMIFAFMTLYEIGPEWIWSPDTGGLLLTGLIPVLFSVFLFAGLFLPLLLNFGLLELFGALLTKIMRPIFTLPGRSSIDCLASWLGDGTIGVLLTSKQYEEGNYSKREAAVIGTTFSVVSITFTIVVLKQLELDAYFGPYYLTIVLAGFVAALILPRIPPLSKKKDTYVDESDVRNTEDIPEGMSIFSWGMKSAANTAQKTKSFDVIVKGGFQNVLDMWMGVIPIVMAIGTVALGIEAATPIFEWLGKPFVPLLQLMQVPEAANAAQTIVVGFADMFLPALIGVEIIESEMTRFIIACLSVTQLIYMSEVGGLLLGSKIPVNFKDLVLIFLERTLVTLPVIVLMAHIIF comes from the coding sequence ATGGACAACGAGAAAACACAGCTTCAACCTAGTACAACAAGTTATTTGAAATTCCTCATCCCATCGTTGATCGGAATATTCCTATTCATGATTCCAATCAGTTATAAGGGTGAAGTTACGATACCAGTTGCATTGTTTGCAGACTGGTTACAAGGATTACTCGGTGAGAGTATCCCTGCAATCATGACATGGATCATTGCTCTTGCTGTCATTCTTTCCTTCATCGCAGTCATCGCAAAGCCAGCATTCATCATGAACAACACTTTTCTAAAATCTTTATTTCATGTACGGCCATTCTGGTTGATTACGAGATTATTAGGTATGATTTTTGCATTTATGACATTATATGAAATCGGACCTGAATGGATCTGGTCTCCAGATACTGGCGGCTTACTATTAACTGGCCTAATTCCTGTATTATTCTCAGTCTTCTTGTTCGCAGGGTTATTCCTGCCGTTATTGCTGAACTTCGGATTGTTAGAATTATTCGGGGCACTTTTGACAAAAATCATGCGTCCTATTTTCACCCTGCCAGGTCGCTCTTCCATCGACTGTTTAGCGTCATGGCTAGGTGATGGAACGATCGGAGTTCTACTCACAAGTAAACAATATGAAGAAGGAAACTATTCGAAACGGGAAGCAGCGGTAATCGGTACTACCTTCTCAGTCGTATCGATCACATTTACAATCGTCGTATTGAAACAATTGGAATTAGATGCATACTTTGGTCCATATTATTTGACAATTGTATTGGCTGGATTCGTAGCAGCATTGATTCTGCCCCGCATTCCGCCATTATCAAAAAAGAAGGATACGTATGTTGATGAATCAGATGTTCGGAATACTGAAGATATCCCTGAAGGTATGTCTATCTTTTCCTGGGGGATGAAATCAGCAGCAAATACTGCTCAGAAAACGAAAAGCTTTGATGTCATCGTCAAAGGCGGCTTCCAAAACGTTCTTGACATGTGGATGGGGGTCATCCCGATTGTCATGGCAATTGGAACTGTCGCATTAGGAATCGAGGCAGCTACACCAATTTTTGAATGGCTCGGTAAACCATTTGTACCATTGCTTCAACTCATGCAGGTTCCTGAAGCTGCCAATGCTGCGCAGACGATTGTCGTCGGTTTTGCCGATATGTTCTTGCCAGCTCTTATCGGTGTAGAAATCATTGAAAGTGAAATGACAAGGTTCATCATAGCTTGTCTATCTGTAACACAGCTTATTTACATGTCAGAGGTTGGTGGCCTTTTGCTCGGTTCTAAGATACCAGTAAACTTTAAAGACCTGGTCCTTATCTTCTTAGAACGTACACTTGTCACATTGCCTGTTATCGTTTTGATGGCACACATCATTTTTTAA
- a CDS encoding YjcZ family sporulation protein encodes MSFMGYGYGAGFALIVVLFILLIIVGVAFVS; translated from the coding sequence ATGTCTTTCATGGGTTACGGCTATGGAGCAGGTTTTGCTTTGATCGTAGTTTTGTTTATTCTCCTTATCATTGTGGGAGTAGCTTTTGTAAGCTAA
- a CDS encoding spore germination protein produces the protein MPTIIIAPIKISSVTGGTVNFGDLFYNSPVSTSKSAGGSGGGNTGDFLTENNLFSVSITIDPDVADSNNV, from the coding sequence ATGCCAACTATCATCATTGCACCAATCAAGATTTCATCTGTAACTGGCGGCACAGTCAACTTTGGAGATCTGTTTTACAATTCACCTGTATCAACTTCAAAAAGTGCTGGAGGGTCTGGAGGAGGAAACACTGGCGATTTCTTGACAGAAAACAATCTATTCAGCGTTTCCATTACGATAGATCCCGATGTTGCAGATAGTAATAACGTCTAA
- a CDS encoding Hsp20/alpha crystallin family protein codes for MDSWSKMMDWKQMADKYINQSFFPNQQEYPKSSGPQVNIYESDNELLCMVSLPGLNHIDDVELYVYKSSIKLIGNTSLHTHGMSIKQDEIFQGRFEREVPLPYSVREDPIDAYYQKGVLYIRLYRLLTDDRPRKKVDIKYHAD; via the coding sequence ATGGATTCATGGTCTAAAATGATGGATTGGAAACAAATGGCTGATAAATACATCAATCAAAGTTTCTTCCCAAATCAACAGGAATACCCAAAATCATCGGGTCCTCAAGTGAACATATATGAATCAGATAATGAACTTTTATGTATGGTTTCACTTCCAGGACTGAATCATATCGATGATGTAGAGCTTTATGTGTACAAAAGTTCAATTAAATTGATCGGCAATACGTCTTTACACACACATGGCATGTCGATTAAACAGGATGAAATTTTTCAAGGGCGGTTTGAGCGCGAGGTCCCTTTACCTTACTCTGTAAGAGAAGATCCAATTGATGCATATTATCAGAAGGGGGTTTTGTATATCCGGTTATACCGGTTACTAACGGATGATCGGCCGCGAAAGAAGGTTGATATTAAATACCATGCTGATTAA
- a CDS encoding spore germination protein GerPB: MNVYVNQTITIQTLRVEGLQNSSILQIGTTGVLKPISYAANTGGFTEPAPQMQQPFGGVEEITGPLVPFAPVG; the protein is encoded by the coding sequence ATGAATGTGTATGTCAATCAGACAATCACCATACAAACACTTCGAGTAGAAGGCTTACAAAACTCTTCCATCCTCCAAATCGGTACGACCGGAGTTTTAAAACCTATCTCATATGCAGCCAACACTGGGGGCTTTACAGAACCTGCACCTCAAATGCAGCAACCGTTCGGAGGTGTTGAAGAAATTACAGGACCACTCGTCCCATTTGCACCTGTAGGTTGA
- a CDS encoding spore germination protein GerPE → MDRISVVQYIDIVSVTTSSIVQAGDTNILTPVSRALAVQRQESTYDEDEHRFDMYPIFSMPFPPLRYETIPVKTVQESPAIHVNSINIIGVAASSVVRIGKTDFVSSEARVKHIRHFTVNPYE, encoded by the coding sequence ATGGACCGAATTTCGGTCGTCCAATATATTGATATCGTTTCAGTCACTACATCTTCAATCGTTCAAGCAGGTGACACGAATATCCTGACTCCGGTTTCAAGGGCATTGGCTGTCCAGAGACAAGAATCGACGTATGACGAGGATGAGCATCGATTTGATATGTATCCGATTTTTTCGATGCCTTTTCCGCCTTTACGCTATGAAACGATCCCTGTGAAGACAGTTCAAGAGAGCCCGGCCATACATGTCAATTCTATCAACATCATCGGGGTAGCAGCGTCCTCTGTCGTCCGAATTGGAAAAACGGATTTCGTCTCAAGTGAAGCCCGTGTCAAACACATTCGCCATTTCACTGTAAATCCTTATGAATAG
- a CDS encoding spore gernimation protein GerPD: MELNVINRELSVGDIRINGISTSSMLLVGDSDVINCQSMFDTPPESLIIGAPLVPLSREF, encoded by the coding sequence ATGGAACTTAATGTGATCAATCGAGAGTTATCTGTTGGCGATATACGGATCAATGGGATCTCGACTTCTTCAATGCTGTTGGTCGGTGATAGCGATGTGATCAATTGTCAATCCATGTTCGATACACCTCCAGAATCGTTGATCATCGGGGCTCCTCTAGTACCTTTGTCAAGGGAATTTTAA
- the gerPC gene encoding spore germination protein GerPC — protein sequence MSNNYYLEQRIQQLEAIIRQLQDKTQSIETLVQGMQNEVEQLKDSPQTSIEYNFDQLKIETLEGTLNIGLSPGGNGLENIEDLGVNGKKIQVNKKNEPEIQKPFTDEIYNWIDQGVAHYLNHDIYSDIQKVEKRAGIKLQESQIKLVVEDIKKQMGIRLPHYVMSLDPENIQRNPNQEADRIMKQIKKDIVNGIEIYMNNEKKKFRGGKQDGT from the coding sequence TTGAGTAATAATTATTATTTGGAGCAACGGATTCAGCAGCTTGAAGCAATCATCAGGCAATTACAAGATAAAACGCAATCGATCGAGACCCTCGTTCAAGGAATGCAAAATGAAGTTGAGCAATTGAAAGACTCGCCTCAAACATCAATTGAATATAATTTTGACCAATTGAAAATCGAAACGTTAGAAGGGACATTGAATATCGGGCTCTCTCCTGGCGGTAATGGTCTTGAGAATATAGAAGACTTAGGTGTAAACGGAAAAAAGATTCAAGTGAATAAAAAAAATGAGCCTGAAATTCAAAAGCCATTCACAGATGAAATATATAATTGGATCGACCAAGGAGTTGCCCATTATTTAAATCATGATATTTATTCTGACATTCAGAAAGTAGAAAAACGTGCAGGAATAAAACTTCAAGAATCACAGATAAAATTGGTTGTTGAAGATATCAAAAAACAGATGGGAATCCGACTTCCGCATTATGTAATGTCATTAGATCCAGAAAATATCCAACGAAATCCTAATCAAGAGGCTGACCGGATAATGAAGCAAATCAAAAAAGATATCGTGAACGGGATTGAAATCTATATGAATAACGAAAAGAAGAAATTCCGAGGAGGAAAACAGGATGGAACTTAA
- a CDS encoding spore germination protein: MPAMVGAIKINDVSGSAVFNIGDVYHIAPNSRSKTFAGAGSFNTGDNLQVNNGYSITHTVDSDVIDNSQIGNTG; encoded by the coding sequence ATGCCTGCTATGGTTGGAGCAATAAAAATAAACGATGTGTCAGGTTCAGCCGTTTTTAACATCGGAGACGTCTATCATATAGCGCCTAACAGTAGATCAAAAACCTTTGCGGGGGCAGGGTCTTTTAATACGGGTGACAACTTGCAAGTCAACAATGGTTACAGCATCACGCATACGGTGGATTCAGATGTAATTGATAACAGCCAAATTGGAAATACAGGTTGA
- a CDS encoding spore germination protein produces the protein MPSVILAPIKISTVATNATVNFGDTLYISPKSTSKGASGSGGANTGDFMLVNNFWSLTNTIDPDINDSNNLANL, from the coding sequence GTGCCATCTGTCATTTTAGCTCCAATCAAAATCAGTACTGTTGCAACCAATGCTACCGTAAACTTTGGTGATACCTTATATATATCGCCAAAATCGACATCAAAAGGTGCAAGTGGAAGTGGAGGAGCGAATACTGGTGATTTCATGCTTGTAAATAACTTCTGGAGCCTCACTAATACCATCGATCCAGATATTAACGATTCAAATAACCTTGCGAATCTATAA
- a CDS encoding Hsp20/alpha crystallin family protein — translation MDFWKNQLKHIFDDQRMDNFLKSIDQHLQQSLMEFDKHLNHFQSNYFFDVDTSETDREIIIRANLPLEENDRVNLEVINHQLRLLIQKFETEQLQNDKGEILRKENYSKRIERYLPIPPNVSPQDIKASMAGNQLTVKLPKTLDAQSKIIDIEPE, via the coding sequence ATGGATTTTTGGAAAAATCAATTGAAGCATATTTTTGATGACCAGCGAATGGATAATTTCTTGAAGTCCATTGATCAGCATTTACAACAATCGTTAATGGAATTCGATAAGCATTTGAACCATTTTCAATCGAATTATTTTTTCGACGTAGACACATCTGAAACAGATCGTGAAATCATTATCCGTGCAAACCTGCCACTCGAAGAGAATGATCGTGTCAATTTGGAAGTGATCAATCATCAATTGCGGCTTTTGATTCAAAAATTTGAAACAGAGCAACTCCAAAATGATAAGGGTGAAATTTTAAGGAAAGAGAACTATTCTAAACGTATTGAACGCTATTTGCCAATCCCCCCTAACGTGTCACCTCAGGATATCAAAGCATCGATGGCTGGAAATCAACTTACTGTCAAGCTTCCGAAAACGCTTGACGCACAATCGAAAATCATCGATATTGAACCAGAATAA
- a CDS encoding S8 family peptidase produces the protein MRFKVVTVAFVSLVAIFAVYFFYPANNVEAPRVQQDLTNKRIIPGDLRTNQSKDLVQLNSIKYGENLVRKLDTDSSIGVIQHKTKVKSHYQERQATVKFKEKPSPEKIKLIYNDIDGEVAKQLDSTYIFKSKSLTTPQLLSYFNSREDIEYAEPNYIYLQNEIVTDDEFYQQYQWNLPAIRTEKGWEITRGNENVIIAIIDTGIDMKHPDLAQRLVEGHNILNDTPFPNDDNGHGTHVAGIIASETNNGVGVAGMTWYNKIMPIKTMNADGYGTSFDVAQGVRWATDHGADVINLSLGNYKESKTLAEAIDYAYEKDVILVAASGNDNTNQISYPAAFDKVLGVAAVNTNLERADFSNYGDYIDVAAPGVDIASTYINNQYASLSGTSMATPHVSALAGLIRSSQPELKNSEVIQLIKDSTDDVGRPGKDEYTGNGVINVAAALDSSYQKKKPFGKLGEWFNLNGK, from the coding sequence TTGAGATTTAAAGTGGTTACAGTAGCATTTGTTTCGTTAGTGGCGATTTTCGCTGTCTATTTCTTTTATCCTGCTAATAATGTGGAAGCTCCTCGGGTTCAACAAGATCTTACGAACAAAAGGATTATTCCCGGTGATTTACGTACAAATCAATCTAAAGATCTTGTGCAATTGAATTCAATCAAGTATGGAGAAAATCTTGTTCGAAAACTGGATACCGACTCTTCTATAGGAGTTATCCAGCATAAAACGAAAGTGAAAAGTCATTATCAAGAACGTCAGGCTACAGTTAAGTTTAAGGAGAAACCAAGTCCTGAAAAAATAAAACTCATCTATAATGACATTGATGGTGAAGTGGCAAAACAATTGGATTCAACGTATATATTTAAATCTAAGTCATTGACTACTCCTCAATTACTCAGTTATTTCAATTCGAGAGAAGATATCGAGTACGCTGAACCCAACTATATTTACTTACAAAATGAAATCGTTACAGATGATGAGTTTTATCAACAGTACCAATGGAACCTCCCTGCGATCCGGACTGAAAAAGGTTGGGAAATCACACGTGGTAATGAGAATGTGATCATCGCGATCATTGATACGGGTATTGATATGAAACACCCGGATTTAGCTCAAAGACTCGTAGAAGGTCATAACATATTGAATGATACCCCTTTTCCGAACGATGACAATGGTCACGGGACACATGTCGCAGGTATCATCGCCTCTGAAACGAATAATGGTGTCGGCGTTGCAGGGATGACCTGGTACAACAAAATCATGCCGATCAAAACGATGAACGCAGATGGTTATGGTACCTCCTTTGATGTTGCCCAGGGTGTACGATGGGCTACTGATCACGGAGCTGATGTCATAAATCTCAGTCTTGGAAATTATAAAGAATCAAAAACATTAGCCGAAGCAATCGATTATGCTTATGAAAAAGATGTCATTCTCGTTGCAGCTTCGGGTAATGATAATACAAATCAAATCAGTTATCCCGCTGCGTTTGATAAAGTACTTGGAGTTGCAGCAGTCAACACAAATTTGGAAAGAGCTGATTTTTCAAATTATGGTGACTATATCGATGTTGCAGCACCTGGAGTAGATATCGCCAGTACGTATATAAACAACCAGTATGCCTCTCTTTCGGGTACATCTATGGCTACGCCCCATGTTTCAGCCCTTGCAGGATTAATACGCTCTTCGCAGCCGGAACTTAAAAACAGTGAAGTGATCCAGCTTATTAAAGATTCAACAGATGATGTAGGGAGACCCGGGAAAGATGAATACACCGGTAATGGGGTTATTAATGTGGCTGCTGCACTCGATTCGAGTTATCAAAAGAAAAAACCATTCGGTAAATTAGGTGAATGGTTCAACTTAAATGGAAAATAA
- a CDS encoding ABC-F family ATP-binding cassette domain-containing protein gives MITVTNVGLRFADRKLFEDVNIKFTPGNCYGLIGANGAGKSTFLKILSGEVEPQKGDVHLPPGQRMAVLKQNHFEYEEYEVLSTVIMGHERLYEIMQEKDAIYAKPDFSEEDGIKAAELEGEFAELDGWEAESNAAVLLKGLGIEEELHTKKLADLTGGQKVKVLLAQALFGNPDVLLLDEPTNGLDLQATHWLEEFLINFENTVIVVSHDRHFLNKVCTHIADLDFGKIQIYVGNYDFWYESSQLAQKMAQEQNKKKEEKIKELQNFIARFSANASKSKQATSRKKLLEKISLDDIKPSSRRYPFVGFTPAREIGNDLLRVEGLSKTVNGEKVLDNVSFIMNKDDKIALVGKNEIAKTTLMKILMGEMEPDSGTFKWGVTTSQAYFPKDNSEYFEGCDLNLVDWLRQYSPEDDSDTFLRGFLGRMLFSGEEVKKKASVLSGGEKVRCMLSKMMLSNANVLLLDEPTNHLDLESITALNNGLIKFKGSMIFASHDHQFVQTIANRIIELTDNGVMDKQMTYDEYLENKEIQKQLDTMYS, from the coding sequence ATGATTACTGTTACAAATGTAGGTTTGCGTTTTGCAGATCGCAAGCTTTTTGAAGATGTCAATATAAAGTTCACTCCAGGTAACTGTTATGGACTGATTGGTGCTAACGGTGCTGGAAAGTCTACGTTTTTGAAAATTCTATCCGGTGAGGTCGAGCCTCAAAAAGGGGACGTCCATCTCCCCCCAGGTCAACGTATGGCGGTGTTGAAACAAAACCATTTTGAATATGAAGAATATGAAGTACTAAGCACCGTCATCATGGGGCATGAGCGTCTATACGAAATTATGCAAGAGAAAGATGCGATCTACGCTAAACCGGACTTTTCCGAAGAAGACGGAATAAAGGCGGCTGAACTTGAAGGTGAGTTTGCTGAATTAGATGGCTGGGAAGCAGAGTCGAATGCAGCAGTCCTTTTAAAAGGGTTAGGTATTGAAGAAGAACTTCATACCAAAAAATTGGCTGACCTGACAGGTGGTCAAAAGGTCAAAGTGTTGCTTGCACAAGCATTATTCGGCAATCCAGATGTCCTTCTACTCGACGAGCCAACAAACGGTCTGGATCTACAAGCCACTCACTGGTTAGAAGAATTTCTGATCAATTTTGAAAATACAGTTATAGTCGTTTCCCATGACCGTCATTTTTTGAATAAGGTTTGTACACATATCGCTGACCTTGATTTCGGTAAAATCCAAATTTACGTCGGAAACTATGATTTCTGGTATGAGTCAAGTCAACTAGCACAAAAGATGGCACAAGAACAAAATAAGAAAAAAGAAGAAAAGATCAAAGAACTACAAAACTTCATTGCAAGGTTCAGTGCCAATGCGTCTAAATCGAAACAGGCTACCTCCCGTAAAAAATTGCTGGAGAAAATCTCATTAGACGACATCAAGCCTTCTTCCCGTCGTTACCCGTTCGTCGGATTTACACCAGCAAGGGAAATCGGTAATGACCTGCTGCGTGTAGAAGGACTTTCTAAAACAGTCAACGGGGAAAAAGTTCTTGATAATGTAAGCTTCATCATGAATAAAGACGATAAAATCGCCTTAGTAGGAAAGAATGAAATCGCGAAGACGACCTTGATGAAAATCTTGATGGGTGAAATGGAGCCAGATAGTGGAACCTTCAAATGGGGCGTCACAACTTCTCAAGCATACTTCCCGAAGGACAATTCGGAATACTTTGAAGGCTGTGACTTGAACCTTGTCGATTGGCTGCGTCAATACTCTCCTGAGGATGATAGCGATACATTCTTAAGAGGATTCCTTGGCCGTATGCTCTTCTCAGGTGAGGAAGTTAAGAAAAAAGCGAGTGTCCTTTCTGGAGGGGAAAAAGTTCGTTGTATGCTTTCGAAGATGATGCTGAGCAATGCAAATGTACTGTTGCTGGATGAACCGACCAATCATCTGGATTTAGAATCGATTACAGCCTTGAACAATGGATTGATTAAATTCAAAGGTTCGATGATCTTCGCTTCACATGACCACCAATTCGTTCAAACGATCGCGAACCGTATCATCGAATTGACAGACAACGGGGTCATGGATAAGCAGATGACCTATGATGAATATCTCGAAAATAAAGAAATCCAAAAACAACTCGATACAATGTATTCTTGA
- a CDS encoding SatD family protein, whose amino-acid sequence MSCVCIACDVKHSRQLDKEQLQKALLKCAEHLNEEWKEELLVPFDVRNGDELLGVMKRYSAGYLAIEAISTILAVDGIYVYIGIGLGELDTTDSTVHTMNGSAVLNALDARDQFLKDNHPEAKYWQFNEENSSFFFHTKDYPYQALNALIFSIHEKIINRSDKQKEVIKLVEKNKNATYEEIGRQLGYKSPKSTVSYLLSRSDYHTVIRMKSSLIELLDFLQEPFREEES is encoded by the coding sequence ATGTCATGTGTATGTATCGCTTGTGATGTAAAACATTCAAGACAATTGGATAAAGAACAGCTTCAAAAAGCTTTATTGAAATGTGCTGAACACTTGAATGAAGAATGGAAAGAGGAGTTGTTGGTACCGTTTGACGTTCGGAACGGAGATGAACTGCTCGGTGTCATGAAGCGTTATTCGGCTGGGTATCTAGCTATTGAAGCAATCAGCACAATATTGGCAGTCGATGGGATATATGTATATATCGGAATAGGTTTAGGTGAGCTGGATACCACTGATTCTACAGTACATACGATGAATGGCTCAGCGGTTCTGAATGCACTAGATGCACGTGATCAATTTTTAAAAGACAATCACCCTGAGGCAAAGTATTGGCAATTTAATGAAGAAAACAGTTCATTCTTCTTCCATACAAAAGATTACCCATACCAAGCTTTGAATGCTCTGATTTTTTCCATCCATGAAAAGATCATCAATCGCAGTGATAAACAGAAAGAAGTCATCAAACTAGTGGAAAAGAACAAGAACGCCACTTATGAAGAAATCGGCAGACAGCTAGGATATAAGTCACCGAAATCTACTGTTTCTTATCTTTTATCCAGATCAGACTATCACACAGTCATCAGAATGAAGTCTAGTTTGATTGAACTTTTAGATTTTCTCCAAGAGCCATTTAGGGAGGAGGAGAGTTAA
- a CDS encoding DUF3307 domain-containing protein, translating into MFQLLLLFILGHFIADFVLQKNSMIQLKKNQLHKGLIRHIATHFIVMLFAGSIYIMVDGGLTELSLIKIITSIVFILITHYFVDWAKESIKKKNDNVILNSTLFIVDQLIHILSIIVILNMTGLISYSANDITSGILQFLFEGTETDHFSKFLFISILFILVTSGSGYFLGILLRDLGPNPTLSKEKYSISDEKTEIKTSYNEKGEEVNEVTRIRTEQFFKDSPKNVGRYIGMVERVLIIIFIVQGIPHGMTFLIAVKSLTRFKQFENKAFSEYYLIGSLLSALIAMVIGYLVIRIL; encoded by the coding sequence ATGTTTCAGCTACTCCTACTGTTTATCTTAGGCCATTTCATTGCGGATTTTGTTCTTCAGAAAAATTCAATGATCCAACTGAAAAAAAACCAATTGCACAAAGGCTTAATTAGACATATCGCCACACATTTCATCGTGATGTTATTCGCTGGATCAATCTATATCATGGTAGATGGAGGACTTACAGAGTTATCATTAATTAAAATTATTACAAGCATCGTTTTTATTCTAATCACACACTATTTCGTTGATTGGGCGAAAGAGTCGATCAAAAAGAAAAATGATAACGTGATCTTAAATTCAACGTTATTTATAGTCGATCAACTCATCCATATATTATCGATCATCGTGATTTTGAATATGACAGGTTTGATTTCTTACTCGGCAAATGACATTACATCTGGAATCTTACAGTTTTTATTTGAAGGAACGGAAACGGATCATTTTTCGAAGTTTCTCTTCATCAGTATCCTCTTTATCCTAGTGACCTCGGGGTCAGGTTATTTTCTTGGGATACTTTTGAGGGATCTAGGTCCCAATCCTACACTATCAAAAGAAAAATATAGTATTTCAGACGAAAAGACAGAAATAAAAACCTCTTATAATGAAAAAGGAGAAGAAGTAAACGAAGTAACTAGAATAAGAACCGAGCAGTTTTTTAAAGATTCCCCTAAAAATGTGGGAAGGTACATCGGAATGGTTGAACGTGTATTGATCATCATCTTCATCGTCCAAGGAATTCCTCATGGAATGACATTCCTGATTGCAGTAAAATCATTGACTAGATTCAAGCAATTCGAGAACAAGGCCTTCTCAGAATATTATTTAATTGGGAGCCTACTTAGTGCTCTTATTGCAATGGTAATTGGGTATCTGGTCATACGGATACTATAA
- a CDS encoding prolyl oligopeptidase family serine peptidase, with amino-acid sequence MGGSFGGYMSLLVHGRHPELYKAVVDICGPSDLFSFIDSVPEHWKPSMVKFVGDPIKHREKLTEDSPINYLDNMTKPMLMIQGANDPRVVKAESDQIVEALKDNGTEVEYMVLEDEGHGFSKKENEIAVYRRILNFFDQQIAK; translated from the coding sequence ATGGGTGGCAGCTTTGGCGGTTATATGTCCCTATTGGTGCATGGTCGACATCCTGAATTATATAAAGCTGTCGTTGATATCTGCGGACCCAGTGATTTATTCTCATTCATAGACAGCGTCCCTGAACATTGGAAACCTTCGATGGTAAAATTCGTAGGCGATCCTATAAAGCATAGAGAAAAATTGACAGAGGATTCTCCGATCAATTATTTAGATAACATGACAAAACCGATGCTGATGATTCAGGGAGCCAACGATCCAAGAGTAGTAAAAGCTGAATCAGACCAGATTGTAGAAGCTTTGAAAGATAATGGTACAGAGGTGGAATACATGGTCTTAGAGGATGAAGGTCATGGGTTTTCGAAAAAGGAGAATGAAATTGCAGTCTATCGCAGAATTTTAAATTTCTTCGATCAACAGATAGCAAAATAA